The Streptomyces phaeolivaceus genome has a window encoding:
- a CDS encoding MFS transporter, protein MPDTPTAQEVKHVRPAPRPRVFSPAAVVASCVGFILIGALQALYGPAIPAFRDEYDLSPSAAGLGLSAHFIGGVVGVLLFDRLFGRIGNRRLLGTSYLLMAVGAAGFALAPNWPAGLAAALLAGFGFGGIDYGLNQLCAVGFGHRSTAMLNILNAHFGIGAILGPALIAAFGAEHYPALFLAFAAANLPLLLCLRGVRDRVPRPGTETAESRPGGSVLGRSLGSVLGVFVALYVLHVGIEAGVGGWEPTHLETVGYGAGAAATATSVYWLMMTVGRFLVAPLALRHSPQTIITVSCAGMTVCLLLASVPWLAPYAYAGVGLFIAPIFPTGLPWLNAAAPRARRAGALVIAASLVGGVVAGPALGRAIEWSGVRAVPLLLCAVSAICLLATLWLIRATRPGSTPP, encoded by the coding sequence GTGCCCGACACACCGACCGCGCAAGAGGTGAAGCACGTCCGACCGGCCCCGCGACCACGGGTGTTCAGCCCCGCCGCCGTGGTCGCCTCCTGCGTCGGCTTCATCCTGATCGGCGCGCTCCAGGCGCTCTACGGCCCCGCCATCCCGGCCTTCCGCGACGAGTACGACCTCTCGCCGTCGGCCGCCGGGCTCGGCCTGAGCGCCCACTTCATCGGCGGTGTCGTCGGCGTACTGCTCTTCGACCGGCTGTTCGGGCGGATCGGCAACCGGCGGCTCCTCGGCACCTCGTATCTGCTGATGGCCGTCGGCGCGGCGGGCTTCGCGCTCGCCCCGAACTGGCCCGCCGGTCTCGCCGCCGCACTGCTCGCCGGGTTCGGCTTCGGCGGTATCGACTACGGCCTCAACCAGCTCTGCGCCGTCGGTTTCGGCCACCGCTCCACCGCCATGCTGAACATCCTCAACGCCCACTTCGGCATCGGCGCGATCCTCGGCCCCGCCCTGATCGCCGCCTTCGGCGCCGAGCACTACCCGGCGCTCTTCCTGGCCTTCGCCGCCGCCAACCTGCCGCTGCTGCTCTGTCTGCGGGGCGTACGCGACCGGGTGCCGCGGCCCGGCACCGAGACGGCCGAGAGCCGGCCCGGCGGCTCGGTGCTGGGCCGCAGCCTGGGCTCGGTGCTCGGCGTGTTCGTCGCCCTCTACGTCCTGCACGTCGGCATCGAGGCAGGTGTCGGCGGCTGGGAACCCACCCACCTGGAGACGGTCGGCTACGGCGCCGGAGCCGCCGCGACCGCCACCTCCGTGTACTGGCTGATGATGACGGTCGGCCGCTTCCTGGTCGCCCCCCTCGCCCTGCGCCACTCACCGCAGACGATCATCACCGTGTCCTGCGCGGGCATGACCGTCTGCCTGCTGCTGGCCTCGGTGCCCTGGCTCGCCCCGTACGCCTACGCCGGAGTCGGCCTGTTCATCGCGCCGATCTTCCCCACCGGTCTGCCCTGGCTGAACGCCGCCGCGCCCCGGGCCCGCCGCGCCGGAGCCCTTGTGATCGCCGCCTCCCTGGTCGGGGGAGTGGTGGCGGGCCCGGCGCTCGGCAGGGCCATCGAGTGGTCCGGCGTCCGCGCGGTCCCGCTGCTGCTCTGCGCGGTCTCGGCCATCTGCCTCCTGGCCACCCTCTGGCTGATCCGCGCCACCCGCCCCGGCTCGACGCCCCCCTAG